One part of the Sorangiineae bacterium MSr11954 genome encodes these proteins:
- a CDS encoding SDR family NAD(P)-dependent oxidoreductase produces MRAASKVASFDRELVDNLFSFMRPDGLTITEETETHYDSLERHWAWQIRSETFYSEIPFGQRQQFDTELRAAISELGDDRGIPYTRRSFHVRYRHRDRAFSAPPSWWADGRKDERPTFLWTVAAETDRELRAGAAELAADLENGREKPAQDLCAVVHGKGDARRYRAAVVAKDAAALVSGLGKIAGKRVPPLGAFGVVKRRPVIAFMFSGQGGDLTGAGRALFEKCATFRGGIEACARHADAWLSAPLVDLMFREGGPSVPDSAENQIILFALQYALANTWRSWGVHPHVVVGHSLGEYAAACVAGVFSLSDALQLVAARGRAMREYAIPGSMHAVHASAERIRPVLDGHGGRIVVSAFNAPGSVVLSGDPNELAVVSSELGAVGIRTRPMRAPHAFHSPHMLPAAPPLRRVCEAVAYSAPQIAFVSTLHGGREVEAFDAEYWVREMLEPVQFMDAVDALARRGVSAYVEIGPESTLSKLVAQCLGDAPSVCIPSLDREDDPPTAADAQGGDSGSWSRLLAGLGALHAQGVAIAWERFAPDVSHRIVRPSADLRGGSSQSQAGEAADPGSNPAHDESGASTWLRQLTAVAAGERLRVARRLVFAEVEELLGLSAQGAARGTSKASKIDADRTGLMELGLRSVQMVALARKLSDRLEQRVSETIAFSYPSADRLARFVLDALALEWVDDTVVKKRDRSRGGLAGSRASDEPEPIAIVGVGCRLPGGVVDLNGFWSLLDAGRETAQPIPPERAAMGGWPDAEKARPAEARASLLGEVADFDASFFGISPREAQRIDPTYRLLLEVCWEALENASIVPATLVGSETGLFMGIGPSEYEAVRPQAAAPNDVDAYSGLGTAPSVAVGRISYVLGLRGPSFAMDTACSSSLVAIHLACRSLRGGECDLAIAGGASLILAPGTSTWLASTNALADDGRCKTFSADADGYGRGEGCAVVVLKTLRRARADGDRVLAWIRGSAINHDGASGGLTVPSGSSQEALVRRALEDAGCTPSSVAYVEAHGTGTPLGDPIEVEALNAVYGRGRAATEPLLLGSVKTNIGHLEYAAGVAGLLKTVVALQRGRIPAHLHAHALNPRIAWDDVPLAVVREPASWPAWNVPRRAGVSSFGLSGTNAHVILEQASGGDPAEAPRSTAEEPESLPVLLSAKTQDALRAQAGRLRAHLKAHPDLDLVDLAHSLATTRSHFEHRAAVVAHDRAILIDALAALAKGEPSKSSVVGRGDGDGKVVFAFPGQGTHWRGMAASLLASSPVFREQIEACERAFAPYVDWSLQGVLTSPEGTPSLDRLANLPPVLFAVMAALAALWRSMGVEPDAVVGHSQGEIAAAYVAGALSLEDAAKIVTLRSRALTKLSGKASMMTVELGVREVEGYIAPFGDRLAIGAINSPRATLVAGEPGAIDELLAKLADEGVYAQRARGDHASHCAQVEELEEELVSAMAGITPRACHVPFYSSVAGARIEGTELDAGYWYRNMRWTVRFQDVTERLFADGHRFFIELSPHRALTLPLHETIENVGGTPVVVGSLNRGDGRLARILLNLAELHTRGLRVDWSAFFRPWKPRRIELPTYAFQRERFWLDAPRARHADVASAGLAPADHPLLGAAVALADSDGFLFTGRLSLAEHPWLAGHQVWGTVIVPGTAFVELGLMAAHRVGLDRIDELTLETPLALPDHGAVLVQLSVGALDEAGRRSFTLHARPEEAPEDAWSRHARGTLSADRGASERHDLRAWPPPGAAALPLEGLYDRLARAGIGYGAEFRGLEAIYERAGELFADVVLPANLAREAGRFALHPALFDAALHALVAETVHDAADVRLPFVWNGVSVHAASATLLRVHLVRSPEGAISLTLADAAGELVAHVEALTTRPLSREQWRDALGAPADALLHVGWTEAGGPSDASPSREVRHEATAARPERWAFVGPDALAAMAAPLQDAGTLEHHPDLASLRDALREDATWPDVVVAPFVAGSAADPRAAAHEATERALALLQAWLADERLGACRLIVLTRGAALAPSDPNVSDLVHAPLWGLVRAAQTENPHHAIFLVDIDGTEASARALPTVFDAGENQVALRRGALLVPRLGPARAKDALGLPATPAWRLDVTTKGTLESLAFVPHPEAMAPLSAGQVRVSVRAAGLNFRDVLDALGMYPGDPKPLGGEGAGVVLEVGPEVTRVSPGDRVMGLLPAAFGPIAVTDHRLLVRVPAGWSYREAAAVPVVFLTAYYALVDLARLGPGERLLVHAAAGGVGMAATQIARHLGAEVFGTASPGKWGTLRGSGFDEGRIASSRSLDFEAHFLRVTGGRGFDVVLDSLAREFVDASLRLLPRGGRFIEMGKTDIRVPETVAADHPGVTYRAFDLFEAGPERTQEMLVELVRLFEAGVLRPPPITAWDVRHAPEAFRTLARAHHVGKLVVTVPRALDPAGTVLVTGGTGTLGGLLARHLVQRHGAKHLLLVSRQGPAAPSAETLARELEGLGARVTVTACDVADREALRALVASIPTAHPLTAVVHAAGVLDDGIVGALTPERLHAVLRVKIDAALHLHELTQGLDLSAFILFSSIAGVVGSPGQANYAAASAFLDALAHHRRAQGLPALSLDWGYWADRSGLTAHLKGADLQRMARDGLRPLASLEALALFDAALGRPDPTLVAARFDVAALGKQDRAALAPIFRSMVRANHAIGARPLASNERTPSSLAHRLLPMSPEDRERTLLDLVRAEVANVLGITPPSSIATHRPLQELGLDSLMAVELRNRFAALTGLRLQATLLFDHPTPRGLTELLAKKLVPHDAEPRVAILEELDRFERSLLATTADDALRAKVGQRLRALLATWSAPADNGHMDFDAASDEELFARFDKGFAEVKP; encoded by the coding sequence TTGCGTGCGGCCTCTAAGGTGGCCTCGTTCGATCGGGAGCTCGTAGACAATCTATTTTCGTTCATGAGGCCCGATGGCCTCACCATTACCGAGGAGACGGAGACTCACTACGACTCGCTCGAGAGGCATTGGGCCTGGCAGATTCGTTCGGAGACGTTCTACTCGGAAATACCCTTCGGGCAGCGGCAGCAGTTCGATACCGAGCTACGCGCGGCCATTTCCGAGTTGGGCGACGATCGCGGCATCCCTTATACGCGGCGCAGCTTCCACGTACGCTATCGCCACCGCGATCGCGCCTTCTCGGCGCCCCCCTCGTGGTGGGCCGATGGCCGCAAGGACGAGCGGCCCACCTTTCTCTGGACGGTCGCCGCCGAGACCGATCGCGAGCTCCGCGCGGGCGCCGCCGAACTGGCAGCGGATCTCGAGAATGGGCGGGAGAAGCCTGCGCAAGATCTCTGCGCGGTCGTCCATGGAAAGGGCGACGCGCGGCGGTACCGGGCCGCGGTGGTCGCAAAGGACGCGGCGGCGCTCGTGTCGGGCCTCGGAAAAATAGCCGGAAAGCGCGTTCCGCCTCTCGGGGCGTTCGGGGTGGTGAAGCGGCGTCCCGTGATCGCGTTCATGTTCAGCGGCCAGGGCGGCGACCTGACGGGCGCGGGGCGCGCGCTGTTCGAGAAGTGCGCCACGTTCCGGGGAGGGATCGAGGCGTGCGCGCGTCACGCCGACGCGTGGCTGAGCGCGCCGCTGGTCGACCTTATGTTCCGAGAGGGCGGCCCGAGTGTCCCGGACTCCGCCGAGAACCAGATCATCCTTTTTGCGCTTCAATATGCGCTCGCCAACACATGGCGATCCTGGGGCGTGCACCCGCACGTCGTCGTCGGACATAGCCTCGGCGAATATGCGGCAGCCTGCGTGGCCGGGGTCTTTTCCCTGAGTGACGCGCTGCAACTGGTCGCGGCGCGCGGCCGCGCCATGCGCGAGTATGCCATCCCGGGATCCATGCACGCCGTGCATGCGAGCGCCGAGCGGATCCGTCCCGTCCTCGACGGTCATGGGGGACGGATCGTCGTGTCGGCGTTCAACGCGCCGGGCAGCGTGGTGCTCTCCGGGGACCCGAACGAGCTCGCGGTCGTTTCGAGCGAGCTCGGAGCCGTGGGGATCCGAACGAGACCGATGCGCGCTCCCCATGCCTTTCACTCGCCGCACATGCTGCCGGCGGCCCCGCCGCTGCGCCGGGTGTGCGAGGCGGTGGCGTACTCCGCGCCGCAGATCGCGTTCGTCAGCACGCTGCACGGCGGGCGCGAGGTGGAGGCGTTCGACGCCGAGTACTGGGTGCGCGAGATGTTGGAGCCCGTCCAGTTCATGGACGCGGTCGACGCACTCGCGCGGCGCGGGGTTTCGGCCTACGTGGAGATCGGCCCCGAGAGCACGTTGAGCAAGCTGGTCGCGCAATGCCTCGGCGATGCGCCTTCCGTTTGCATTCCATCGCTGGACCGCGAGGATGATCCGCCTACGGCCGCCGATGCCCAAGGTGGCGACAGCGGCAGCTGGTCGCGGTTGCTCGCGGGCCTGGGGGCGCTCCACGCGCAAGGGGTTGCCATCGCTTGGGAGCGGTTCGCGCCCGACGTCTCGCATCGCATCGTTCGGCCGTCGGCGGATCTACGCGGCGGGTCGTCGCAGTCCCAGGCGGGCGAAGCGGCGGACCCTGGCTCCAACCCGGCGCACGATGAATCGGGCGCTTCGACGTGGCTGCGGCAGCTCACGGCGGTGGCCGCGGGCGAGAGGCTCCGAGTGGCACGCCGGCTCGTGTTCGCGGAGGTGGAGGAGCTGCTCGGGCTCTCCGCGCAAGGCGCAGCGCGCGGGACTTCGAAGGCGAGCAAAATCGATGCAGATCGCACGGGTCTGATGGAGCTGGGGCTGCGTTCCGTTCAGATGGTCGCACTGGCGAGGAAGCTCTCCGATCGGCTCGAGCAGCGGGTATCGGAGACGATCGCGTTTTCGTACCCCAGCGCCGACCGCCTCGCGCGCTTCGTGCTCGACGCGCTCGCGCTGGAGTGGGTGGACGATACCGTGGTGAAGAAGCGCGATCGGTCGCGCGGCGGGCTTGCGGGCTCGCGCGCGAGCGACGAGCCGGAGCCCATCGCCATCGTCGGAGTCGGTTGCCGGCTCCCGGGTGGGGTCGTCGATCTGAATGGATTCTGGAGCTTGCTCGACGCGGGCCGCGAGACGGCGCAACCGATTCCTCCAGAGCGCGCCGCGATGGGGGGGTGGCCCGACGCCGAAAAGGCGCGCCCGGCCGAAGCGCGGGCATCGCTGCTCGGCGAGGTAGCCGATTTCGACGCGTCGTTCTTCGGTATCTCACCCCGGGAAGCGCAGAGGATCGATCCCACCTACCGGCTCTTGCTCGAGGTGTGCTGGGAAGCCCTCGAGAACGCCTCCATCGTCCCCGCGACGCTCGTGGGGAGCGAAACGGGCCTCTTCATGGGGATCGGTCCCTCCGAGTACGAGGCCGTGCGACCGCAAGCAGCGGCGCCGAACGACGTGGACGCCTATTCCGGGCTGGGAACGGCGCCCAGCGTGGCCGTGGGACGTATCTCGTACGTCCTCGGCCTCCGGGGCCCTTCGTTCGCCATGGACACGGCTTGCTCGTCGTCGCTGGTGGCGATCCATCTGGCGTGCCGGAGCTTGCGCGGCGGCGAATGCGACTTGGCCATCGCCGGCGGGGCCTCGCTGATCCTCGCGCCCGGCACGTCGACGTGGCTGGCGAGCACCAACGCGCTGGCCGACGACGGCCGGTGCAAGACCTTTTCGGCGGACGCCGATGGTTACGGGCGCGGCGAAGGATGCGCGGTCGTGGTCCTCAAAACCCTCCGCCGAGCCCGCGCCGACGGCGACCGCGTGCTGGCGTGGATCCGCGGCTCGGCCATCAACCATGATGGCGCGAGCGGCGGTTTGACCGTCCCGAGTGGGAGCTCCCAAGAGGCGCTGGTGCGGCGTGCCCTCGAGGACGCGGGGTGCACGCCGTCGTCGGTGGCGTACGTCGAGGCGCACGGAACGGGGACGCCGCTCGGCGATCCGATCGAGGTCGAAGCCCTGAACGCCGTCTACGGTCGCGGGCGAGCGGCGACCGAGCCGTTGTTGCTCGGATCGGTGAAGACCAACATCGGGCACCTGGAGTACGCCGCGGGGGTTGCAGGTCTGCTCAAGACCGTCGTCGCCCTGCAAAGAGGACGAATTCCAGCGCACCTCCACGCGCATGCGCTGAACCCACGCATCGCCTGGGACGATGTTCCGCTCGCGGTCGTCCGCGAGCCGGCATCGTGGCCCGCGTGGAATGTCCCCCGGCGCGCCGGGGTCTCTTCCTTCGGCCTATCGGGCACCAATGCCCACGTCATCCTGGAGCAAGCTTCCGGTGGAGATCCCGCCGAGGCGCCGCGCTCCACGGCGGAGGAGCCGGAGTCCTTGCCGGTGCTCCTTTCGGCCAAGACGCAGGACGCGCTGCGCGCGCAGGCGGGGCGGTTGCGCGCGCACCTCAAGGCCCATCCCGATCTCGACCTCGTCGACCTCGCCCATTCCCTCGCGACCACCCGTTCGCACTTCGAGCATCGCGCCGCGGTAGTCGCGCACGACCGGGCGATCTTGATCGATGCGCTCGCGGCGCTGGCCAAGGGCGAGCCCTCGAAGAGCTCCGTGGTCGGGCGAGGCGATGGCGACGGCAAGGTCGTCTTCGCCTTTCCAGGGCAGGGTACGCATTGGCGGGGCATGGCCGCGTCGCTGCTCGCGAGCTCCCCTGTGTTTCGGGAGCAGATCGAGGCGTGCGAGCGTGCCTTCGCGCCCTATGTCGATTGGTCGTTGCAGGGCGTGCTCACCTCCCCGGAGGGCACCCCCTCTCTGGACCGCCTCGCCAACTTGCCGCCGGTTCTCTTCGCGGTGATGGCGGCGCTGGCGGCTCTCTGGCGGTCGATGGGGGTCGAGCCCGACGCCGTCGTCGGCCACAGTCAGGGCGAGATCGCCGCGGCCTATGTCGCGGGCGCCCTCTCGCTGGAGGACGCGGCCAAGATCGTGACCCTGCGCAGCCGGGCGCTGACCAAGCTCTCGGGCAAGGCCTCGATGATGACGGTGGAGCTGGGGGTTCGCGAGGTGGAAGGCTACATCGCGCCCTTTGGCGATCGGCTCGCCATCGGCGCCATCAACAGCCCGCGGGCAACGTTGGTCGCCGGCGAGCCGGGGGCCATCGACGAGCTTTTGGCGAAGCTCGCGGACGAGGGCGTCTATGCGCAACGCGCGCGCGGGGATCATGCCTCGCACTGCGCGCAGGTCGAGGAGCTCGAGGAGGAGCTCGTGTCGGCCATGGCGGGCATCACGCCGCGCGCGTGCCACGTCCCCTTCTACTCCAGCGTGGCCGGCGCCCGGATCGAAGGGACCGAGCTCGATGCCGGCTACTGGTACCGAAACATGCGCTGGACGGTGCGGTTTCAGGACGTAACCGAGCGCCTCTTCGCCGACGGGCATCGATTCTTCATCGAGCTCAGCCCGCATCGCGCGCTCACCCTGCCCCTGCATGAGACGATCGAAAACGTCGGCGGCACGCCCGTGGTGGTGGGCTCCTTGAACCGCGGTGATGGGCGCTTGGCGAGAATCCTTCTCAACTTGGCGGAGCTGCATACCCGCGGGCTGCGCGTGGACTGGAGCGCGTTCTTTCGGCCTTGGAAGCCGCGCCGCATCGAGCTGCCCACCTACGCGTTTCAACGCGAGCGCTTTTGGCTCGATGCTCCCCGCGCGCGGCACGCCGACGTGGCCTCGGCCGGGTTGGCTCCGGCCGATCACCCGTTGCTCGGCGCCGCCGTCGCGCTGGCGGACTCCGATGGCTTTCTCTTCACCGGCCGCCTGTCGCTCGCCGAGCACCCGTGGCTCGCGGGGCATCAGGTCTGGGGTACGGTGATCGTGCCGGGTACGGCGTTCGTCGAGCTCGGGCTCATGGCGGCCCACCGGGTCGGGCTCGATCGCATCGACGAGCTCACCTTGGAGACACCGCTCGCGTTGCCCGATCACGGGGCCGTCCTCGTGCAGCTCTCGGTCGGCGCCCTCGACGAGGCAGGTCGCCGGTCGTTCACCCTCCACGCGCGCCCCGAGGAGGCGCCCGAGGATGCATGGTCGAGGCACGCGCGCGGCACCTTGAGCGCAGACCGCGGCGCGAGCGAACGACACGATCTGCGCGCTTGGCCTCCGCCGGGCGCCGCGGCGTTGCCGCTCGAGGGTCTCTACGACCGTCTGGCCCGAGCTGGGATCGGCTACGGCGCGGAGTTTCGAGGGCTCGAAGCGATCTACGAGCGCGCGGGCGAGCTCTTTGCCGATGTCGTGCTCCCAGCCAACCTCGCGCGGGAGGCCGGGCGCTTTGCGCTTCATCCCGCGCTCTTCGACGCCGCCTTGCATGCGCTCGTGGCCGAGACCGTTCACGACGCCGCCGATGTGCGGCTACCCTTCGTGTGGAACGGTGTGTCGGTGCACGCGGCCAGCGCCACCCTGCTACGGGTTCACCTCGTGCGCAGCCCCGAAGGCGCCATCTCCCTCACCCTCGCCGATGCCGCCGGCGAGCTGGTGGCCCATGTCGAGGCGCTCACCACACGTCCCTTGTCACGGGAGCAATGGCGCGATGCGCTTGGAGCCCCGGCCGACGCGCTTCTGCACGTCGGGTGGACCGAGGCGGGTGGCCCTTCGGACGCGAGCCCGAGCCGGGAGGTGCGCCACGAGGCGACCGCGGCCCGGCCGGAGCGCTGGGCGTTCGTAGGACCCGATGCCCTGGCGGCGATGGCGGCGCCCCTGCAAGACGCCGGGACGCTCGAGCACCATCCCGATCTCGCGTCGTTGCGCGATGCGCTCCGCGAGGACGCCACCTGGCCCGACGTCGTCGTCGCTCCCTTCGTCGCGGGCTCCGCGGCGGATCCGAGGGCCGCCGCCCACGAGGCCACGGAGCGCGCGCTGGCGTTGCTGCAAGCGTGGCTCGCGGACGAGCGCCTCGGCGCCTGCCGCCTAATCGTGCTCACCCGGGGCGCGGCCCTGGCGCCTTCCGATCCGAACGTCTCCGATCTCGTTCACGCGCCGCTTTGGGGCCTGGTGCGCGCAGCCCAAACCGAAAATCCGCACCACGCCATCTTCCTGGTGGACATCGACGGGACGGAGGCGTCGGCGCGCGCGCTCCCGACCGTCTTCGATGCGGGTGAGAACCAGGTGGCGCTTCGCCGCGGGGCGCTGCTCGTGCCCCGGCTGGGCCCCGCACGCGCGAAGGACGCGCTGGGCCTCCCGGCGACCCCCGCGTGGCGCCTCGACGTGACGACCAAGGGCACCTTGGAGAGCCTCGCGTTCGTCCCGCACCCGGAGGCCATGGCGCCGCTGTCGGCCGGGCAGGTGCGGGTCTCGGTTCGCGCGGCGGGACTCAACTTCCGCGACGTGCTCGATGCGCTGGGGATGTATCCGGGCGACCCCAAACCGCTCGGCGGTGAGGGTGCCGGGGTGGTGCTCGAGGTAGGGCCCGAGGTGACCCGCGTGTCGCCGGGCGATCGGGTGATGGGGTTGCTCCCGGCGGCCTTCGGACCCATCGCCGTGACCGACCATCGCCTGCTCGTTCGTGTGCCGGCGGGTTGGTCGTATCGCGAGGCGGCCGCGGTTCCCGTGGTCTTTCTCACGGCCTACTACGCGTTGGTGGACCTCGCGCGCCTCGGCCCCGGAGAGCGCCTGCTGGTGCACGCGGCCGCGGGCGGTGTGGGCATGGCGGCCACGCAGATCGCGCGCCACCTGGGGGCCGAGGTCTTCGGCACCGCGAGCCCCGGCAAATGGGGCACCTTGCGCGGATCGGGCTTCGATGAGGGTCGCATCGCGTCTTCGCGTTCGCTCGATTTCGAAGCTCACTTCCTGCGCGTCACGGGCGGACGGGGGTTCGACGTGGTCCTCGATTCGTTGGCGCGCGAGTTCGTGGACGCCTCGCTTCGCCTCTTGCCCCGCGGCGGCCGTTTCATCGAGATGGGGAAGACCGACATCCGCGTCCCGGAGACGGTCGCGGCCGACCATCCCGGCGTCACGTACCGCGCCTTCGATCTCTTCGAGGCCGGCCCCGAGCGCACCCAAGAGATGCTCGTGGAGCTGGTCCGCCTCTTCGAGGCCGGGGTGCTTCGTCCCCCGCCCATCACGGCGTGGGACGTGCGCCATGCGCCCGAGGCGTTCCGCACGTTGGCGCGCGCGCACCATGTCGGGAAGCTGGTGGTGACCGTGCCACGAGCGCTCGATCCGGCGGGCACGGTGCTCGTCACCGGTGGGACCGGGACCCTGGGAGGCCTCTTGGCCCGCCACCTGGTGCAACGGCACGGCGCAAAGCATTTGCTCCTCGTTTCGCGCCAAGGACCCGCAGCCCCCTCGGCCGAGACGCTTGCGCGCGAGCTCGAAGGTTTGGGGGCTCGGGTGACGGTGACGGCATGCGACGTCGCCGACCGAGAGGCGCTTCGAGCCCTGGTGGCCTCGATCCCGACCGCCCATCCTTTGACCGCGGTGGTCCATGCCGCCGGTGTGCTGGACGATGGGATCGTGGGCGCGCTGACCCCCGAGCGGCTCCACGCAGTCCTGCGCGTCAAGATCGATGCGGCGCTGCACCTGCACGAGCTCACGCAGGGCCTCGATCTGTCCGCGTTCATCCTCTTTTCATCCATCGCCGGCGTGGTCGGCAGCCCCGGCCAAGCGAACTACGCGGCGGCCAGCGCATTTCTCGATGCGCTCGCGCACCATCGCCGGGCGCAAGGGCTGCCCGCGCTCTCGCTCGACTGGGGCTACTGGGCCGATCGGAGCGGGTTGACGGCGCATCTCAAGGGCGCCGATCTGCAGCGCATGGCCCGAGATGGCCTGCGCCCTCTCGCGTCGTTGGAGGCGCTCGCCCTGTTCGATGCGGCCCTCGGCCGGCCCGACCCGACCCTCGTGGCCGCGCGGTTCGATGTCGCGGCGCTGGGCAAGCAGGACCGAGCCGCGCTGGCGCCCATCTTCCGATCCATGGTGCGCGCGAACCACGCGATCGGTGCCCGGCCGCTCGCCTCCAACGAGCGGACGCCCTCGTCGCTCGCGCATCGCTTGCTTCCCATGTCGCCCGAGGACCGAGAGCGCACGCTCCTCGATCTCGTCCGCGCCGAAGTGGCCAACGTCCTCGGCATCACGCCTCCGAGCAGCATCGCCACGCATCGGCCGCTGCAGGAGCTGGGCCTCGATTCCCTGATGGCCGTCGAGCTCCGAAATCGCTTCGCCGCCCTCACGGGCTTGCGCCTCCAAGCGACCCTCCTCTTCGATCACCCGACGCCCCGCGGGCTGACCGAGCTCCTGGCGAAGAAGCTCGTTCCACACGACGCCGAGCCTCGCGTCGCCATCCTCGAGGAGCTCGATCGCTTCGAGCGCTCGCTGCTTGCGACCACCGCCGACGATGCGCTGCGCGCGAAGGTCGGTCAGCGCCTGCGCGCGCTGCTTGCGACATGGAGTGCGCCCGCGGACAACGGTCACATGGACTTCGACGCGGCCAGCGACGAGGAGCTGTTCGCGAGGTTCGACAAAGGTTTTGCCGAGGTGAAGCCATGA